From Pseudomonadota bacterium, one genomic window encodes:
- a CDS encoding TadE/TadG family type IV pilus assembly protein, whose product MTKATKFFYILKRIQIVDLATKMRMALKQKEGSAAVEFGIVAPIFLALLIGMYDVGMMLVAHNALDAAASRAGQFGLSGRASPGMTRNEAIEQAAKDAVQAYSGGILDPDKVTISVSAYNDLTAVGKPEPLINDVDGDGDWDAGDSYLDINNNGQWDADQGKTSSFGLPGQAVRYEINYDWQPIYKFFGNKDPIRLRGISPIVNEDFPSN is encoded by the coding sequence ATGACAAAAGCTACAAAATTCTTTTATATACTGAAGCGGATCCAAATTGTGGATTTGGCAACAAAGATGCGTATGGCCCTAAAGCAAAAAGAGGGATCAGCGGCCGTTGAGTTTGGAATTGTGGCTCCTATTTTTCTAGCACTTCTTATCGGTATGTACGATGTAGGGATGATGTTGGTTGCACACAATGCATTGGATGCAGCTGCAAGTCGTGCCGGTCAGTTTGGATTGAGCGGTCGAGCTTCACCTGGGATGACGCGGAACGAAGCCATTGAGCAAGCTGCTAAAGATGCTGTTCAGGCCTACAGTGGGGGGATTTTAGATCCCGACAAAGTTACGATTTCGGTTAGTGCCTACAATGATCTTACTGCTGTAGGAAAGCCGGAACCCTTAATCAACGATGTTGATGGAGATGGTGACTGGGATGCTGGAGATAGCTATTTAGATATCAACAATAATGGTCAGTGGGATGCAGATCAAGGCAAAACGAGTTCTTTCGGTTTGCCAGGTCAAGCTGTGCGCTATGAAATTAATTATGATTGGCAGCCTATTTATAAATTTTTTGGGAATAAAGATCCGATTAGACTTAGAGGAATTTCTCCCATTGTGAATGAGGATTTTCCAAGCAATTAA